The Ahaetulla prasina isolate Xishuangbanna chromosome 14, ASM2864084v1, whole genome shotgun sequence genome segment tacaaagtcaacttttattgcccccaacaatctgggtcctcattttacctaccttataaaggatggaaggctgagtcaaccttgggcctggggggacttgaacttgcagtaattgcaagcaactgctgttaataacagacagacttagtctgctgagccaccagaggctgcaacgtgagcgccccaggtcaggtccctcgtttcctctttctttctcctacaAGCAATTCCTGTTTGAGTCATCGCTACTTTAAAGTATTCCATTCTCAAATCTTTGTTTGGTCAACCTTTTCACATTATTACGACGTACGACAAGCCATCTTCAGCCCCGCCCTAAGCAAATAAAGCGCTCACCTGCATTATGCTCATCCATTGAAAAAGCTTTATTCTCCATGTAACTCCGAGGGAGCTGGAGGTCATCCTCAAAAGCGGTTTCACGCATCCGCGGTTGGGAAGTGTCGAAGTAGTTGGGCGTGTTCTCTTGCCGAGACGGGAGGATGGCACAGTGAACCTCTGGGATGGCGTAGAAGATTAGGAAGACCCAACCGTTGGCTACCAGAGCCACTGCAAGGGTGGGATCCTGCCACTGGTCTCTTCTGCCCAGTTCCTTGTTACCGTACAGGTACATAGTCAGCCAAGCCACCCAAATGAGGATCGAGAAGAAACTGGTGATGACGAGGCACACCCCGTTCTTCTTCCACTTCTTAAATTTCCCACACAACGTGAAGAAGGAGAAACACAGGGTGACCACCATCAAGAACATCACGTAAATGGAAGCCATCGCAAAATCCATGGGCTCGTAACGGCAGGCCGGCTTCCCTTCCCTCACAATCGTCAGTATCAGCCACTCGGTGGCGATGATGACCTGGACCAACGCAACGCAGACGGCGATCCCGGCCAACTGCCATCCAGATGGGCTTTTGCCGTGGCGGACCAGCCTCCGGAGCCGCCAGGCTTGAGCGAGCAAACAGGAGAAGCAGACGGCGAAGAGGACCCCCCAGGAGAACCTGCGGATGGAGCAGATGGTCTCGTCCTCTTCGATGATGTACGCAAAGGCCAAGCCGAACAGAGCCAAGGTCCctaaaaagaagaggaaatggaGGCCCAACGGGCTCCTTTTCTCCTTGCCTTTGATGAAGGGCAGCCTCACCAGCAAGATCAACTTGAGGAGCAGCGTGGTCAGGACCCCTGCACCGGCCACAGCCTCAATCACAATCCCCCAGATAGCATCCAGATCACACAGGGCAGCATACTGAGGAAGGAGATCCAGTCCACATCCTCGTGGAGTACTGGAGTTCTCAGAGGAACCATAGTCAACCACAAAGAGCAGGAGAAGGCCAACCGTAAGGAAAGTGGACATTTTTCTACCTggaagcaaaaggaaaagaaaataagacaatcATTTGCCTGCTACTTCCTACTTCTAggcaattcccctccccccacagatGGTGCTAGAACTTCCAGAAAGCCAATCCAGCATGGCTACATTGGCTGAAATCTGGAGATTAAATGTACTATGCGTAGAACAAGactgtccaaccttggccgctttaagacttgtggacttcaactccccaaattctccagccagccatgggggattctgggagttgaagtccacaggtctttaaaGTTGTCCACGTTGGATACCCCTGATGTAGAAGGCCCCCACGTAGAGACTCTTTGTCCTCCATAACATCTGGGTTACCTGCTCACTGCCCATCGACAAACGGAGGTCCTCCCTCAGAACCATCAGCAGAAATTGGAGGGAGGAAATTGAGGTCCTCCCTCCAAACCATCAGCGATTTGTGCAGATTCTACATTCCTAGATTTCCCAGGGAGAGCCAATATGGCCTGCTGATTAAAAGTGCTACATTTacacaccaggagactgggaattctagtcctgccttaggtgcgAAAACCAGGTGGGCTAATCACCCATTCTCAAACCTAGGGAGAAAATACTAGCAATCCACTTCTGAATAACATGGCCAAGAAAGATACGACATTGcagcttctcaatcatccagataaaGTTGTCTGAAAGTTGAGTtgtggcaactggacttatttgtGAGTCCAGTTAAACAttgtaaataattataaatagcttacttatttgtttgtttgtttcagagCAGTGAAATGTCTCAAACCAACAACCGTAAGTCCAATTGACATGAGTCAACCCTTCCAATTGCCAAGTAAACTGCAGGGAGTTGTTGCTGGGGAGACCAAGACTTTGGGTTGACTTTCTGGACCATAACAACAACAGCCACGAGAAAGAGTTTTCATCATCTGCGCTTCAGCTACTCAAGGAGTCGGAAGGCTCTGCATGAACGCTGCAGTACTACTGCAAAatatttggttgtttttttttttaaaaaaaagaatgctacTCTTGACTTCAGAACCGAAACCTTTGCTGCAGTTCTgacattttccccccctctcccttttcctctccttcccccggATGACTATCGCAACGAGTGGGAATTCTGCCCAGTTTCTTCCCAGCTACTTTGAAAAGAATCAGCTtcagagcagagagagagagagagagagaggagtgaaGATCAGCTTGTCGAAAAGAGATGCGACTCCTGAAACTTGTAATTGATGAGGACATTGTGCTTGgcgtgcaaaaaataaaataaaataaaaaattaaaacgccTTGACTGTTTCCTCTCCTTCTGCATCGTAATGCTGCAGATCTGTCAGCCCTGCACCTTTGCTGCTGGATGACCCaatgcagaggaacaggagtcGGATGAAAAATGCTATCCGGacgggaggggtgggggtgggtattTTTAGAAGACCTAAGTCCAACTGGAATTCCAAGTGGGATGTGGAGCTCGGCCATCAATCCCCTCCTCAAATATAGCAGGCCTAACTGGTCACATGTTCAAGAGCTCGCTTTGGCGCTCCCGAGAATAACAAAAACTATCTCAGCGTGCACCCACCCCTCTTGCGAATCAAGCTGGAACATTCCAAAAGATTGTGTAAGAATCAAGAGGCCACCTGCATCTCGTGGGCTGCCAAACAGTAGCAGTTCAATTTCCTGCCTGTTCTGgaataaaaccagatttaaaggaGTATGGAGAAGAGACCCAGAGTTTGGAGTACTGTAAATTGCTTGCTCAATGTTGGTCTCCATCAGAAAGGGAAGCTACTGTGCTTATGGATGGTGGACACTGGTTGGGGAAACCATGGCTCCTAGAGTTGGTCTCCATCAAAGACAGAAGGCACCCCACTTATGGATGGTGGACACTGGTTGGGGAAACCATGGCTCCTAGAGTTGGTCTCCATCAGAGACAGAAGGCACCCCACTTATGGATGGTGGACACTGGTTGGGGAAACCATGGCTCCTAGAGTTGGTCTCCATCAAAACAGAAGGCACCCGACTTATGGAGGGTGGACACTGGTTGGGGAAACCATGGCTACTAGAGTTGGTCTCCATCAAAGACAGAAGGCACCCGACTTATGGATGGTGGACACTGGTTGGGGAAACCATGGCTACTAGAGAGTTGGTCTCCATCAAAGACGGAAGGGATCCTAATTATGGTTGCTTGACAATGATTGGAAATCCATGGATTTCACGGTTGGTTTCTTATCAGAGAGGGAAGGCACCACTTACTCGCTTAGAAAATGTACACGGCCACCTATCGCGCATgtcaactctgggcagctaacaacaATCCACAAAAATAATGTGATAATAaaacctccaccaaggaagccaAAGCAGAATTAAAATAATCATAACACAATAACCCAAGATGCCATATCTAACCTCACAGCCAAACGTAAACTCATCCATTGCCCTGCTCTACCACCTAGGAGGCTTCGTGACCTTCTGAAACGCCAAGGCCCTTTGAATCCAAGGAAGTAGTCTATCCCAGGGGCTACAACAAGAGAAGGTGCGTCTCCTAGATCCCACCAGATCCCACTTTAACAGAGGGAACTTGGGAGTTTGCACTAGGTGGGGAAACTATTTGTGTACTGCAATGGCTACCGTCCAGGGACAGGAGAGAAAAGAAGTTCAGCAACTGAAGgactaattttgtaattttaatttttaattttatttgcatttataccccgcccttctccgaagactcagggcagcttacactgtgttaagcaatagtcttcatccatttgtatattatatacaaagtcaactttattgcccccaacaatctgggtcctcattttacctaccttataaaggatggaaggctgagtcaaccttgggcctggtgggacttgaacctgcagtaattgcaggcagttgtgttaataacagactgtcttagcagtctgagccaccagaggccctctagaTGTTCTCCAGTCTGGATCCCCATCACAGGAAGCGGACTTGTATCACTCTTAGCCCCACAAAACCAGTGGGATTCACTGGTCACTGATTCTTTTGCATGGAGAAACCAGAGTTGAATCCACGACTTTCAAGACACAAAGCAAGACCCATCATTGGGCTTGGGTGCTTTTCCATCCTCAGGATCCAAGGGTGACATAAACAGGACACCATCAGATGCCATCACTGGCCTTGGGTAACCGATTAACCATCCTACGTGGAAACCTGGGACTTATTCTCGTAGCCAACTAACTGTAAAATTGCTTTGGCACCTTCACAATTGTACCAACACCCTGGATCTGTACCCTTCATTctcctggtggtggtggtggttgttattattattatcacttttattcattaaacatgaaactcagcgaACTGAACATTTCAAAATGTGTCATAAATACCACCGACTGGTGCTaatgccagcgtcctaggtatcaaccacgtGCCTTCTTAAGATGcatgattattattgttgttgctgtttgttgttattgttgttatctcTTTCATTCAACATGAAACTCAgtgaactgaacatttaaaaatgggtCACAAATACCaccgactggtgctaatggttttctctctttttttgcatttatatcccgcccttctccgaagactcagggcggcttacactatgttagcaatagtcttcatcctatttgtatattatatacaaagtcaacttattgcccccaacaatctgggtcctcattttacctaccttataaaggatggaaggctgagtcaaccttgggcctggtggggcttgaacctgcagtaattgcaggctgctgctgttaataacagactgtcttaccagtct includes the following:
- the GPRC5B gene encoding G-protein coupled receptor family C group 5 member B translates to MSTFLTVGLLLLFVVDYGSSENSSTPRGCGLDLLPQYAALCDLDAIWGIVIEAVAGAGVLTTLLLKLILLVRLPFIKGKEKRSPLGLHFLFFLGTLALFGLAFAYIIEEDETICSIRRFSWGVLFAVCFSCLLAQAWRLRRLVRHGKSPSGWQLAGIAVCVALVQVIIATEWLILTIVREGKPACRYEPMDFAMASIYVMFLMVVTLCFSFFTLCGKFKKWKKNGVCLVITSFFSILIWVAWLTMYLYGNKELGRRDQWQDPTLAVALVANGWVFLIFYAIPEVHCAILPSRQENTPNYFDTSQPRMRETAFEDDLQLPRSYMENKAFSMDEHNAALRTAGFRNGSLGSRASAPFRSNVYQPTEMAVVLNGGTIPTAPPSYTGRHLW